In the Desulfosporosinus acidiphilus SJ4 genome, TTGGGTGTTTGTACCGGTCAGGTAAGTATTGAGGAATACAAGGCTTATGTAGACAAAATCCAGCAATTGTTCAACGGGAACGGCAAGAGAGCTCTGCAGGAATTGTCGGGGAAAATCAATCGTGCAATCGATAATCTTGAATATGAAAAGGCAGCCATCTATCGCGATTATTATTTAGGGCTAAGACATGTTTTAGGGAAGCAGAAACTGGTATTAACTGCGAGAAAAAACAAGAATATTATTGCCTTTGAACCTATGGATGGATTTAAATTGAAGTTATTTTTGATCAAAGGCAATAGGCTTCTCGCCAGAAAAATCTTTGATTTAATGAACATGGATCGCAGTGAATTAAGTTTGAACGTATTGCAAAATATCCGTGATACGTTCACCCCTCAAACAAGAGAAGACAGTCTTCTCACTCAGAATGAAATAGATGAAGCGCAAATCATCGACTCCTATTTAAGGAGAAGTCCTAGTAACGTTCTACACTTTTGGATACCATCCTCATACTTGTCGAAAGATAAATTTAAGTTGGAAACGAAAGTTGTTTCCTTGATTGATCGAATTTATAGCGAGCTAATTTGATAGTTTAAGAATGGAAAACGAACGACTATAACTGAGTTTATGGCCGTTTTTTTATGCTATCAATCGAGCTCTAGCCAAGTTTTCTTTAGACGGATTTAGCAGTTTGAAAAATTTGGTTTATCTATCTGCAGAAATTTGGTGTAAAATATAGATATTTAAGCATATGTGTTTATTTGTAGTGGATGGAGGTAAAATGAGTAATACAGGCATTCCAAGAATATCTGATCCAAGCGGGAAACCGAGATTTAATAGAAAACCTGCCGGGGTTTATTATTATAGCCGCAAGAAAAAAAGGCTTAAGCAGTTTTTAATTGGACTCTCCACTCTTTTCATACTCTTTACCTTGTGCTTTTTAGGATTTTTATTTGCCCCAATAGAACCTTTCGAATCACTTCGTGAATTATGGGTAACTACTGCCATGACTACATTGCACCACCAATATCTGGCAACTGATTTATTCAGCACAGCAGAGATACAAAAAATTATGGATAAGAACAAAGCAACCAACCTGGGAAACTCTCATCCGGATGATGTTAAAACGAAAAATACGGCCCAAAACACTGGTATTGAGCTTATCGACGTTAGTCAAAAGAATTTTAAAGGCTACTTGCTAAAGATTCAGAA is a window encoding:
- a CDS encoding GIY-YIG nuclease family protein, producing the protein MNRLDQLKQLPQKPGVYIMFDSRGNIIYIGKAKNLKNRVSQYFRNSKNRAPKIVEMIRNIHSFEYIVTDTELDALIEECRLIKEKKPMYNRQMKNSAKYIYLTIPNEDFPKIVIKNKKEVDGAVYFGPFPSLKHVEKTVQYLNDLYPLRKCPSLRLEKSSNGCLFRELGSCLGVCTGQVSIEEYKAYVDKIQQLFNGNGKRALQELSGKINRAIDNLEYEKAAIYRDYYLGLRHVLGKQKLVLTARKNKNIIAFEPMDGFKLKLFLIKGNRLLARKIFDLMNMDRSELSLNVLQNIRDTFTPQTREDSLLTQNEIDEAQIIDSYLRRSPSNVLHFWIPSSYLSKDKFKLETKVVSLIDRIYSELI